ACACCCTGGCCTGGCTCGCCGCGCAGGGGCTGCCGGACGGCAGGGTGCACATGCGGCGCAACGACGACCGCAGGCCCGCCCGCCGCACCAAGCTGGAGATCCTGCGCCGGCTCGCCCGGGACCGGGAGGTGCGGGTGCTGGTGGACGACGACACGCTGGTGTGCGACGACGCCGAACGGGCGGGATTCTCCGTCGTCAGGGCGCGCTGGACGGCGACTTCGGAGGCGCTGAAGGAGGCGCAGGGGCGCGAGGGCCGTACGTAGGAGGGCTTCGGGGGGGTCCGAAGGGGTGACGTCAGCTCGACTCGTCCAGACGGAAGCCGAGCTTCAGGCCCACCTGCCAGTGCGCGACGTCGCCGTTCTCGATCTGGCCCCGCACCTGGGTCACCTCGAACCAGTCCAGGTTGCGCAGGGTCTGCGAGGCGCGGCTGACGCCGTTGCGGATGGCCTGGTCGACGCCGTCCGGCGAGGTGCCGACGATCTCCGTGACCCGGTAGGTGTGGTTCGACATCGGGGTGCTCCTCTCGGCCGTGACGGCGTCGTCACGTGTGGCACGCGTCCTTCCACCGTGCCCCAAGCCGGGCCGGAGCGCGAGGTGTGCCAGCCACGCAGGGCGAGGCGAAAAGTCCGATTTCTGTACCCGTCCGATGATATAAGGATCACGTTAGTGGCGTGGCTGTGCACATCGGTGGTCTCGAAGCCGCGCCCGTGATCCTCGATTGGGGGTTTGAAGGAGACCATGCGGCGGTTCAGAATCGCGATGTCCCGACAGGCGCCTGTTTCCATGGCGCGCCACCCCATCCACCGTCAGGACAAGGGGGCGCGCTGGTATCGCCCCCTCTCGGTCTGTGTGGACCTCCTCGCCGCGGCCCTGCCGGTCGCGGCGGCGATCGTGGAGGTCCACGAGCCCCACCCGCTGCGTCTGGCGGCCACCGCAGCCCTGCTGTGGCCGCTGATCGGGGTGGTGAGCAGGCGGTACACGCCGATGGCCTGGGGCGACGGAGGCGGTCTCAGGGCGGTGATACGGGACTGGCTGGTCCTGGTCGGCGCCCTGGCGACGCTCCGTGTGGTCTGCGGGCTGAACAGCGTGCCCGCCGAGGCGTTCACGGCGCTGATCCCCGCGCTGGTGCTCACCGGCGTCTGCCAGAAGGTGATTCACCGTCACCTCCTGGCCGCCCGCCGCGACGCCCGCGCCCTGCGCCATGTGCTGGTCGTCGGCGAGGCTCCGGTGATCGACGCCGTGGTCGCGCAGCTCGCCCAGCGCACCGACCACGAGTATGTGATCGTCGGATCCTGCCCGGTGGGCGAGGGCGAGGTGGGCTCCGGGCTGCCGGAGTCCGTGCGGCTGCCCTACGAGGAGCCCGAGACGCCCGACGCGGACGCCACGGCCGTCCTGCGGGCGGCCGACGAACTCGGCGCCGATCTCGTCTTCGTGGCGGCGGGCCGCCATCTGTCCGGCGAGCGACTGCGTCGGCTGTCCTGGTCGCTGCACGACAGGGGCCGCTCGCTCATGGTCCTGCCCGGCATCACCGACGTCGCCCGACGGCGGGTGCGGCTGACCTCGGCGGCCGGGCTCACCCTGCTGGACATCGCGCCTCCGATGCACCGCGGCAGGCACGCACGGGTGAAGTCGGTCGTGGACCGGACGGGCGCCCTGGCGCTGATCCTCGCGCTCTCGCCGTTGTTGCTGCTGCCGGCGCTGGCCGTCCGGCTCGGCTCGCCCGGTCCGGTCCTCTACCGCCAGACCCGGGTCGGCCTGAACGCGCAGCCGTTCCCCATGTGGAAGTTCCGCACGATGGTGGTCGACGCGGACCGGCTCAAGAGCAGGCTGGAGACGGAGAACGAGAACGACGGACACATGTTCAAGATGCGCCGCGACCCCCGGGTCACCCCCGTGGGGCGCTTCCTGCGGCGCTACTCGCTGGACGAGCTGCCCCAGTTGTTCAACATCCTCTTCGGCCACATGTCCTTGGTCGGCCCGCGCCCCCCGCTGCCCGAGGAGGTCGCCAAGTACAACGACGTCGAGATGCGCCGGCTCCACGTCAAACCGGGCCTGACCGGGCTGTGGCAGGTGAGCGGACGGTCGGACCTGTCCTGGCGCGAGACGGTCGCGCTCGACCTGCGCTACGTCGACAACTGGTCGCTGTCCGGGGACATGAACGTCGTGGCCCGCACCCTCCGCGCGGTGCTGGACGGCCGCGGCGCCTACTGAGTACGGGTGCGGCCCCGCTCTCCGGGGCCGCATCCTCCATCCTTTCCGGAAGGACACCGTCATGACACAGACCGCAGTCGTACAGCGGTCGCTGCGCGGCTTCACCGGCGCCGGATACGACAAGGGGCGGCCCGTGTGGGTCCAGGCCGCCTGGTTCGCCGCCCTCCATCTGCTCTTCGTCAAGTGGTGGTTCCCGGCCCGCTGGCGGCCGGCCCTGTTGCGCGCCTTCGGCGCCCGCGTCGGGCAGCGGGTGCTGATCCGGCGCGGGGTGCGGATCCACTGGCCGTGGAAGCTGGACGTCGGCGACGACGTCTGGATCGGCGAGGACGCCTGGATCCTCAACCTCGAACCGGTCACCGTCGGCGACGACGTCTGCGTCTCCCAGAACGCGCTGCTGTGCACCGGCAGCCATCGCCGCCGCAGCGTCACGTTCGAGTTCGACAACGGCCCCATCCGGCTGGCGCCGGGCAGTTGGGTCGCCGCCCGCGCGACCGTGCTGCGGGGCGTCACCGTCGGCCGGGGCGCGGTGGTGGGCGCCGGCGCCGTCGCCCACCAGGACCTCGCACCGGGCTCGGTCCTGACGACGGGCGGCGCCTCGG
This window of the Streptomyces sp. NBC_01275 genome carries:
- a CDS encoding dodecin gives rise to the protein MSNHTYRVTEIVGTSPDGVDQAIRNGVSRASQTLRNLDWFEVTQVRGQIENGDVAHWQVGLKLGFRLDESS
- a CDS encoding sugar transferase, which gives rise to MRRFRIAMSRQAPVSMARHPIHRQDKGARWYRPLSVCVDLLAAALPVAAAIVEVHEPHPLRLAATAALLWPLIGVVSRRYTPMAWGDGGGLRAVIRDWLVLVGALATLRVVCGLNSVPAEAFTALIPALVLTGVCQKVIHRHLLAARRDARALRHVLVVGEAPVIDAVVAQLAQRTDHEYVIVGSCPVGEGEVGSGLPESVRLPYEEPETPDADATAVLRAADELGADLVFVAAGRHLSGERLRRLSWSLHDRGRSLMVLPGITDVARRRVRLTSAAGLTLLDIAPPMHRGRHARVKSVVDRTGALALILALSPLLLLPALAVRLGSPGPVLYRQTRVGLNAQPFPMWKFRTMVVDADRLKSRLETENENDGHMFKMRRDPRVTPVGRFLRRYSLDELPQLFNILFGHMSLVGPRPPLPEEVAKYNDVEMRRLHVKPGLTGLWQVSGRSDLSWRETVALDLRYVDNWSLSGDMNVVARTLRAVLDGRGAY
- a CDS encoding DapH/DapD/GlmU-related protein; this translates as MTQTAVVQRSLRGFTGAGYDKGRPVWVQAAWFAALHLLFVKWWFPARWRPALLRAFGARVGQRVLIRRGVRIHWPWKLDVGDDVWIGEDAWILNLEPVTVGDDVCVSQNALLCTGSHRRRSVTFEFDNGPIRLAPGSWVAARATVLRGVTVGRGAVVGAGAVAHQDLAPGSVLTTGGASAAPPASFAPSASLKGATA